CTTTTATCCTGAGCAACTAAAACCAAATTTTAAACCACCTAGGTGATTATCGATGGAAAATTAAGAATGGTATGATGTCAAACCTTTTAGTTCTCGGCTATTGTCTCTTTATGAATTATTTGCATGACATCACTTCTGTGACGGTCTACACTGCATATTGTGTCTCAGAATCTCAGCTGTCTTCAGCACTTGatatttttcttgaaaatgaGTGTAACGTTAGTTGTAAAAAAGTTGAGGACTATGTTCCTTTTTGTAAGGCAAGGACAGTGCTCTTCGATTGGTAAATGATTTTGTAGTGCTTGCTATACTAGGGTTGCTTGAATAGCCATTTTCAAGGCCAGAAGTTGTGGATCGTTCCCAATTGTGCTTGATGGAATTTTCCTAAATTTGGTACACCTTTCATTCTTGACTTGAGATTTGATTAATGAAATTGGTTTTACAGAACCTGGTTATTATGAGGACGGAAAATTTGGTGTTAGACTGGAGAATGTGCTGATTGTAAAAGAGGCTGATACGAAGTTCAATTTTGGCGACAAGGGCTACTTACAATTCGAGCATATCACATGGGTAAAGATTTCAGCTTTGTATCTTATGTCTTGTGTATGTACGTCTTGTTCTAGTGACTTGATTCCGTTCCAAGATATCGGTTTTTCCTTCTTTGCTGATATACGAAGCTTTCTACTTTCAGGCACCATATCAAAGCAAACTGATAGATGTGAGCCTCCTTGTGCCCGAAGAAATCGAATGGTTGAACAACTACCATTCCAGATGTAGGGTGATTCTGGCACCATATTTGAACAATTCCGAGATTGAATGGCTGAGGAAAGCTACCGAACCTATTGTTGCTTGAGCATTCTTTACCTTTTGCCAAAGTTGAATATGGTGCCCCAATGTCAGATGAATCTTCTTCTCTTAACATTGTTTCATTTTATACTATTATATGTATATAGATGAATGGCAAGTGTCTCTTTCTAtactaaataaattttaaaataattttattgacaCTTGTCATAATTCATATGCATATGAGATGAAGAGATTTGAGTGGGTGCCACTCTACCCGTTCGCTTATTTCCCAAATTCTTGAGAATTTTATACTCTGATTAAGGTCGAGTATGAATATTCATTGTTATAATTATGAAGGATGATGGTTCCTGTTTTGAAATAATGTGTGAAGAATCGATCATTATCTTGGACAATTTCACGTTCTAGTTTGTTTgtgaaaaaaatcaatttttttattttatttttaaaatccaTTTTCCCTTATTTTACACAGGCTTTTCGGATTAAAGGTTACGCAAatcttaatttttattatttcatatTGTAGTTTAGTGTTTCTCTATCTTTTTTATGgtttttttttagttatttcaAATTATAGTTAATCTCTGTCTTTTTAATGTTTACGTTATTTCAAATGATAATTTAGTCATTCGTTAATTctaaaaattatgatataatatttatttatttatatatatttatttcaaataGTATTATAGTCTACCATTAATTTTtggtattatgatattatttttattcaaataaaaattgaattaattataaaaaaatattatacaagtgTGTAATGTATGAGAAAATATAttagttttattaaataattgaaagCATTTATGATTCGCGCTATTATTATTTAGCAAAACAACGACTGCGATTCGCAATTTCGTTGGCCTCGGTCGGAAGCGACGGTTGTAGGCCGGAAGTGGTGGTGGCGGTTGGTCAGAAACGGCGACGGTTTTTAGGCCGGAAGTGGTGGCGGTGGTCGGCCAGAAGCAGCAGCTGTGGTAGGCCGGAAGCGGAGGCGGGCGGCCGGAAGCGGCGGCGGCGGCCGGCTAGAAGCGGCGGTGGCCGGCGACGGTTTCGGCGGCGGTTCTTGGCCGGCGGTGGACGGTCGGCCGACGGCAAGGGTTGGCTGTGGGCGGTCGGTGGAAGGAAGTGTTAGTGAGTTTAGATAtcggagaagggtaaaattggaaaaataggatGGATTAAGAGTGAGATAAATAATCTTGGGGGTGAggatgtattattttaacctaacTAATATAACATAATCATTCAAATGAgggattgacttggttaaataaaaaACGTACCAAACGAGTGATTATgtgggttaaaaaaaataaacccacCTATTCAAGACGACCAAACACTGCCTTCGTATAAATATAATCAATCCCAGATATTATgatatttcattatttttttacaacTACGATATTAGTTTTGTGTTTgtatataggcaaaaacttgtgtgagacggtctcacgggtcgtatttgtgagacggatctattatttgggtcacccatgaaattGTATTACTttctatgctaagagtattactttttattgtgaatatgggtagggttgacccgtctcacagattatgatccgtgagacggtttcacatgagactcactcttgtatataaaacaaattattcaggaaaaaaaaaaaaagaaacccgtttaatataataatatagatATATTATAACGAGATTATATTTAATCTGATCGAATAAATTAATCCTAAAGTAGGCCATTTACACGATTTTGGCTTAGTTAGTTATTTTGCTGGGACATATTAGCCACAAAAGCTTGCTGGTGTACACTATTTCGACCATATtctatatacctataaaagtgtggatgaTGAGCAAAGTTTTTTGATTGTGATTTTACTACATTGCCCAAAAACTATGCATTGTTTGTATTAATTGCATGGGCATtggtggaaaaaatatataaaatttagggACAAATTTGGGATAATGGATTTGTAATGTATTGATTATGTATTTAATTgaggtatttatttttttgaactcATTAAACACATGAGGATCatagtgtttttatttttttaatagaaaattgtaaaataagaaattttgaaaataatattacataaaaattgaatcgatattcgatgataaaaaatattttagaaaaataatattttcttcatacataattcttacaaaaaatattaaaaagaatatatatttaactattatacttataaaagtacaaaaagaataacaaaattttccttGTAAATTTTCTACTATTCTCATAAATTATGTAttgttagattaattgcatgaaaattacacaatcattaaatacataaggattaaaatagtgtttttattttttaataaaaaattgcaacataagaatctttgaaaataatgttacataaaaattgaataaatattttataataaaaatacattagagaaataatattttcttgatacaaaattcttagaaaaaatattaaaacaatagctttttttaattttaaaaattcattaaaaatattaaaagaatatatatttaactattatacttataaaagtgtaaaaataataacaaagtctttcattgtaaattttctaccatccccttaaattgtgtgttgttagattaattgcatggaAATTTTCTACATAATTTATGGGAAATCTATgcattaaaaatgaatatatgtttgataataaaaaataaatttttttttatctataaacCTACGTAAGTGTAGATAATTGACAATTTTTTCAATTgtcaaaagataaaaatgacatcctcatcaatacaaatccaaaaattcaataaagatatatttgtaaatttctaattgttgtaagtgtaaaaagaaaatatcaattttttttatttattccacctaatatataattaattagtagcctaattattccacatcatatataattaatagtctaacaattgctaatgaattatcactacaatatacattgattgtaataatttataTCACTTCAAGAATAAAATGTAATTCCTAAATTAACTTTCTCAAATAATCCATCTTTATActaagtttaaatattttatccttttaattttctttctacatgttattttattattttaatgcaattttgtaattatattttagtgtagtttctaattaagtaataaattatagtatcacatgaagatataagaaaaaaataattatatacgCAATAGTACAATAACACgataagtatataataatataataatatgaaatttaatactaatatattttattattttttaactaagaattgaaagtaaagaatttaataaattatttattagaatttatatcaataattatgaattttaatatactaataatatcataaaatacgaatctgatagaaaaattaaaataattagctATAATAagaagtttaaatattttagtcgcacttatatatatatatatatatatatatatatatatatatatatatatatatataaaagacaaagtcttttagtggaatccttttTACAGAGGAAGGAGTGACGTGTGTGTTTTACATCCATAAAATTCCCGTGTCTTTACTATTCACAAGTTTTTACATTTCAaactaggcaaaaacttgtatgaaacggtctcacgggtcgtatttgtgagacagatcccttatttggatcatccatgaaaaagtattactttttatgctaagaatattactttttatttgaatatgggtagggttgacccgtctcacggattaagatccgtgagacggtctcacatgagactaactCTTCAAACTATATCTTGTTGTTTAGATTGTCAACCGGTTGAAAATATCATTAGAAATATTGAACCGTCTTTCACACTTTTCACGTGGTTAATATTTATAATTGTTTGAGAAAATCTTTCAACCGTGtaaaaatgattgaaaacaaattttaaaagcaaattttgagtattataggttatattttattatcaattattattatttcattagttttgataatattttgacgAGTTagtcataaatattttaaattgacaaTTATTTGTCCTTAGTGTGCttcacttatataaattatgatttatgcatttataaaatccataatctagttgatttttaggttattaTACCTTATACGTGGTTcttagatatatatattttcaaaatttgtttcagttcaattcattctatatattatgctaattataatttattatataacataaaattaacgacttgaatttcaatttgagaaacaattttgaaagtaaagtatataagttcttaattaatttattcgtctaatatgacaaaagactaaatcaatataaataaaaaaatgaatcaaattatttttaaaaaaaatcaaattttaatttttattaaataattaatatttacgtGCATCGCACGTGCTTCTTGCTAGTTAActtaaaagtatgattttagtTCAATGTAATAGAATGTGCATGgtcttaattaataaaaagttTCAGGCGCCCATTATTTCCAAGCAAAATTAAAAGTAGCAGCGACACAATTAGATCAAACATCACAAACCCTGTGACAATACAGGATCATAAGATTAAAGCAAACAATACAGGATCATTATTCTTAATTCGTGGCATTCTTTTTTGCCTCAATAATTGACAGGATCTTGCGCATGGATGCGTGAGACGAGCCACCTTCGTTTAGGCCATTTGTAGCTCTAGTTTTCAGTTGCATCATCCTATCTCTCATTCCTTGCCCATCTTTGTGCTCCATCAAAGTCCTCACCATCTTCTCTATCTCCTCCCTCCCCACCACTTTCTTCGTCGGCAATACCTCCGGTCGCACCGCCACCCCGAGCTCCTCCACCAAAAAGGTGGCGTTCATCCTTTGTTCGGCATACAGCGGCCAAGCTATTATCGGCACGCCACTCACTATGCTCTCTAAAGTCGAGTTCCATCCACAGTGCGACATGAATCCTCCTGTAGCTGGATGCGCAAGGATTTCAACCTGTTGCCCCCACGTAGGCACGAGTATTCCGATATTTTTGGTACGGTTCAAAAACCCTTCTGGCAAATAGTCATCTTCAGTCCCTTCGATGTTGTCAGGGAACAACGCATCATTCACATGACCTTTCTTCGGTGGCCGGATAACCCATACAAACCTCTGTTGGCTCAGTTCCAATCCACAAGCTAGCTCCAGGGTTTGCTCGGCCGATAACACCCCACCACTTCCAAATGACACAAAAAGAACACTATGGTTGGGCTGTTTGTCTAACCAATCCATCAAATCACTTTGAAAACCGGTCGATTCGACGGGTCTCGTTAGTGGACCGATGGGATAAACCGGAGACTTACATACTGAATTCATAGCATCGTTTTCCGTGAAAGCTTGGAGTGTTTTGGCTTCCAAATCTTCACAAGTGTTCACCAAAATTCCATCAGATAAAGATAACCCTCTCCCGATTCTTAGATACTCGTGATACTGTTGATCATCCCGGTCCATCATCATGTCCACGGCGTCCTCGTGTCGAACCGGTTTGCAACCAGGAATTTTCAAGTGCCCCGATTCATCAATGAACGGGCCCTTCATTTGTTCATCAAGAATCGGGAAATACACAGACATAGCAAGAAACCATGCAGTAGAAGTACATAGAATGAACTTGGGCATGTTAAACTCAGACGCAATTTGCAGCGAGTCGGTACCGAAATAAACCACGATGAGGGCGTCCGGAAGGCGGTCCATGGCAGCGATTGCGGAACGGACGACGGGCACAGCTTCCCGCATCATCAAGCACATTAGTGTCATCATCTTCGTAGAAGGGTCTACGAGATTTGAAATATCAacaggaggaagccagatagTTTCGACGAGTCCCCTCTCCCTGGGAGGGTTCATAAGTTTGGATTCCGAGGGTGCGCCGGTTGTGACTAGAAGAACAGTGGAGCGGACATGGTGTTGTTCGGCGAGGCGGTTGGCGAGGGCAACAACGGGGACAACGTGTCCCGCCTCGGGACTGGAGAGCATAACGACGTGAAGATTATGGCTTGAGGAGTTATCCATGGCTGACCCTCCCTTTAACCAAGATTCACGACACTTTCTTGCAGGGATGAACAACACCGTTACGTTTACCAATAATAGTGTAGAAACCTTGGAAATAATTATAGTATTGAAAAGATGGATCGTGTaacattaatttattattatcatttgaatttctttttaacaatttaatagttttttaatatataatttaatagttattttttttttttgaaaacaatTTAATAGTTATTATAGCACATGGGTGTTGTatgtattttttaatataatatagagtaggtctcatgtgagaccgtctcacggatcataatctgtaagacgggtcaactctacccatattcacaataaaaaataatacttttagcataaaaagtaatacttttgtatgagtgaccaaaataagagatccgtctcacaaatacgacctgtgagaccgtctcagacaagtttttgtctataatatatatatgaggTAGTTATATGcattatcttttaattttttaataattttttttaaatgttagttagAAAATTAAATATGTGAAAGGTCAGTGTGTGTCAGTTGTCACgtcattttaaaatcaattagaCAAATGAGCTGTATTGGTATTTCACTTATCTTCTCCATTCTTCTTCGTTTTATGTTATTCATATTCATTTTACATATATTTAATATGAATATATGTAAAATTTATTcgtatataaaatataaataatattaattcctattgatatttttgaatttaatgGACGTGTGATAATGAAATCCACGTAGAGCCTGACAAAAATATCTGAGTAAGttttttttgtgagacgatctcacgagtctttatctgtgagacatgtgagacgagtcaactctatcgatattcacaataaaaaataatactcttaacataaaaattaatattttttcatagatgactcaaataagatatatgtttcGCAAAATACGAaatgtgagattgtctcacacaaatttttgtcaaaacatgTAGACATGAAGTCCGAAAACTTGTATTTTCGAGCATCCCAATCCTTAaagttttggttttgttttctatttcaattttatttattaatattattttcatacTACATATTATTAATTACTTCCGTctattatttgttattattattactcaaatattttttttatcgtcttttataaaattatttctcATTATTACTACTATTATTACtatcattattattaatttatttaatattattatagcaaaaacttgtgtgagacggtctcacgtgtcgtatttgtgagacggatatcttatttggatcatctatgaaaaaatattatttttatgctaaaaatattacttttttattgtgaatatgagtagagttgacccgtctcacatattagaatctgtgagacggtcctgacatgagacccactctactATGATTTTCCTTGTTACTTATTTATTAAgtattcttattattattatttattattcttCTTATTGTTTatgctaaaattatttttttttataaatctaaccatcgatattatatttttcttacAGGTTTTGTTCCCCAAATTGAAACCTCGTTCTTTTATCAGTGAAGAAAATGTGTTTTTCAAGGTACAATTCACCATTTATTAATTCTTTTCCACCCATTTTTTgaccaaaaaaatattattaattttgtctCCTAGTTTCACTGGGTTGACAATCTTTAATCTATGAATTGGATCAGTGGTTTTAAGGAATGAGTCTAATTAAATTATCGAAATGTATTTTAATATTGTAGGTTTTGAATTTAAGAAAATTGACCGATTTCTTACCTTTTTCTGTGCAgaagaaaaattattaatttactaTGGTCAAATACATCGTTTCAAAGCCTAGAAATTTTGTTACTTTTATTTGCTTATGGTAAAagatcatatatcatatcaaaaagtaaaattatattttggaaTTCTTGGTTTAGGCACGTCATTTGATCGAGCTAGATATTGTGTATAAACAAACTCGAttttatatagtaaatcaataaatttttatCTGGAAAAAAGTTTAAATTTGTTTGGTTGGGATTTTAATAATGAATTGTTGAGCTTTTAGTTTTCTTACTACATTCATTTTCTTTCCCATCAatccaaattttataataatctcGAGCATGTAGGTTGGTGTACTTTTTTTATactaatttaatcattttagttaCGTCATTGTTGGAatcgaaaaaaaattaagttaaaACTTGtttgagatggtctcacgagtcgtattttgtgagataaatctcttatttgggttatttatgaaaaaatattactttttattgttaaagGAAGAAGATACTCTTCCATGGAGGCGGTTAGGTTCATCGCCAAAACGAAGATAAAGGAGACAAACGAGAAAAATGAATTTCAATTAATTGTTGATGATTACAGAGTCAAGCTATTTATCACTTTCTTAGTCAAACTAATGGTCCATTTAATGACGTGTACATATATTTAACATCCCCCCTCAAGCTTGTAGTATGTTGAGTAATGCAAGCTTGGAAATCAAAAATTGGTGCTGATCAGAAGCCAAGGCTTTGGTGAAGACATCTGCTGGTTGCAATGTTGTGGGAATATGAGCAGTGCGAACAACATTGTTACGCAATTGTTCTCGAATGAAGTGACAGTCTATTTCTATATGCTTCGTTCGTTCGTGAAACATGAGATTTGCAGCAAGATGAAGAGCTGAAACATTATCACAAAACAGTGGAGTAGCCCGATCAATATGTAATCCCATGTCAACGAGAAGACCGCGAAGCCAAATAATTTCACATACAGTGGTGGCCATGGAACGATACTCGGCCTCAGTGGAAGAACGAGAAACGGTATTTTGTTTCTTAGTTTTCCACGAGACAGTAGATGGACCAAGTTGAATGACATAACCAGTTGTAGATTTGCGGCTCATCGGACATGAAGCCCAGTCAGAATCACAATAGGCAGACAAGTGGAGATCAGcattggctgagagaaagacACCCAAGCCAGGAGATTGTTTAATATATCCAAGAACACGAAGAGCAGCCTGCAAATGAGACTTCTTCGGAGAGTGCATAAATTGGCTCAGGACTTGGACTGCATAAGAGATGTCAGGCCTAGTGATAGTTAGATAGATGAGACGGCCAACAAGGCATTGATAGGTGGAGGAATCACTGAGAAGTGGGTCAAGATCTGAAGGACCTGCCAAGGATTTGGATCGATCAAACTCAAGAGTTGTGAGCTTCAAATGTTGCTCCATAGGTGTGGCAAATGGTTTGCAACCAGACATACCAAACTCCGACAATAATTCCAACGCATATTTGCGTTGATTCAAGCAAATGCCGTCTTTGGAACGAGCCACTTCAATACCCAAAAAATATCGCAAAGGTCCCAAATCTTTAATGTCAAAAGTAGCATGAAGATAACTTTTGAGTTTGTCAATAGCATCAGTGTCATTACCAATAATAACGATGTCATCAACGTAAACTAACAACAAGGTGATTGCTTTCCCATTTTTCTGAAAAAACAGAGAATGATCATGCATGGATTGTGATGTGCTGTCGTtgaccaccaaattaattcctactcttttaaataataacgagtgtaatggtgagtagggtcgaatccacagggaacggtagatttatttcttttgatactaaaaataaataaaggggggatttgttttgataattactaaataaaataatctaaacTAAAATTACCAAGCAAGAAAGAATAATGAATCTAGAATTGAAAATTAATCGACgagaataaattgaagaaattaATACGAGAAAAATACTGATTCAAGGGGATTCtactatttaattatctcactGTTCATCGGTTAATCAATCATTTATCCATGTTATTCCAAACAATTAACCTGAGAAtaatagggatagccgctaaaattcttgtgttttcctaaattaattgaccgaacccagcatccagtcaaaacttaccGATAAtcaactgggcacgatagcgttccatattaattaaagatagCATTTAGGTttcgtgaaaacagttaatcctaaaatctaacaatcgagatagctgcaattggaAGATCTAGTTCCGCCGATTATTTAGATTACACAcgttatgatagcacaacacatctAACCTATTGCTACTTAcgtaccaatcgttcatgacaattacggatcactgaattcatgattagcattagaaaatcatacatcaaattaaattgtcagattaattgacgtataacattcatataattaaatcataaatcaacgaatatttgagcaaacaagaataataaattaaagtgcaaaacctcacagtgataaaattaAACAATAAACTATCCCTTGAATCAGTCTAAGAAAATTAACCTAACATGGTTTGATCTataatattcatgaaaaataaataaaaaagcaTAAAGGAGCAAACGATTTTGTTGGAAGAAAATTTGGAGTCTTGCGCCTTCTTTCTTCCTTCACGTGATATTGATGATTGGTGATTGGAGAATCTCTAAGGCTGCCTCTTTTCTTTCTTCACGTGATGTGCAGGTTTTGGGTCTCAAAACTTTTTGCTAAAAGCCCACTAACctcttaattaaccc
This is a stretch of genomic DNA from Primulina eburnea isolate SZY01 chromosome 11, ASM2296580v1, whole genome shotgun sequence. It encodes these proteins:
- the LOC140806051 gene encoding anthocyanidin 3-O-glucosyltransferase 5-like encodes the protein MDNSSSHNLHVVMLSSPEAGHVVPVVALANRLAEQHHVRSTVLLVTTGAPSESKLMNPPRERGLVETIWLPPVDISNLVDPSTKMMTLMCLMMREAVPVVRSAIAAMDRLPDALIVVYFGTDSLQIASEFNMPKFILCTSTAWFLAMSVYFPILDEQMKGPFIDESGHLKIPGCKPVRHEDAVDMMMDRDDQQYHEYLRIGRGLSLSDGILVNTCEDLEAKTLQAFTENDAMNSVCKSPVYPIGPLTRPVESTGFQSDLMDWLDKQPNHSVLFVSFGSGGVLSAEQTLELACGLELSQQRFVWVIRPPKKGHVNDALFPDNIEGTEDDYLPEGFLNRTKNIGILVPTWGQQVEILAHPATGGFMSHCGWNSTLESIVSGVPIIAWPLYAEQRMNATFLVEELGVAVRPEVLPTKKVVGREEIEKMVRTLMEHKDGQGMRDRMMQLKTRATNGLNEGGSSHASMRKILSIIEAKKNATN